The region CGGCACGGACCGATTCGAGGCTCAAGCGGGTTCCCGGCTCGACGACCACGACCGCGCACACCCGCTCCCCCAGGTCGGGGTCGGCCTTCGCGACGGCCGCGACGCGGGCGACACCGGGCAGGCGGTAGATCAGGTTCTCGACCTCCTCGGCGGAAATCTTCTCGCCGCCCCGGTTGATGAGGTCCTTGTCTCGTCCTTCGACGACGAGATTGCCCGACGGGTGCAGCCGGACGACGTCACCGGTGCGGTACCAGCCGTCGGGAGTGAACGCTCGGGCGTTGTGCTCGGCGGCCCGGTAGTAGCCGCGTGGGGTGTACGGGCCGCGGGTGAGCAGGGCGCCCATCGCGCCGGGCGGGACCGGTTCGTCGGAGGCGTCGACGACGAGGATCTCGTCGTCCGGGCACATGGGGCGCCCCTGTGTCTCGATCTTGATCTCGTCGGGGTCGTCAGGGCACGTGTAGTTCAACAGCCCCTCTGCCATGCCGAACACCTGCTGGAGCGTGCCACCGAGCACGGGTTCGGCGCGGCGGGCGACCTCCGGCGCGAGGCGGGCGCCACCCACCTGCAACAGCCGTAGTGCGGGCGGGGCGGGGTGGCGGCCGGAGGCCACCGCGTCGATCCAGCGCTGGACGACGGCCGGTACGGCGGCGGTGGCCGTCACGCCCTCGGCGGCCATCAGCGGCAGCACCTTGCCGGGCTCCGGGGTGCGGGCCAGGACGACCCGGCCGCCGTTCATGAGGGTGCCGAGGATGCCGGGGCAGGCCAGGGGGAAGTTGTGTCCGGCGGGCAGGGCCACCAGGTATACGGAGTCGGAGTCGAGGCCGCAGACCTCGGCGCTGCGGCGGGCGTTGTACTCGTAGTCGTCATGGGTACGGGTGATGAGCTTCGGCAGTCCGGTCGTGCCGCCGGAGAGCAGGAAGACGGCGATGTCGCCGCTGTCCGGGGCGATCCGGTCGAGCCGGGCCCGTGCGGCGACCGGGTCGTCGGCCGGTTCCGCCAGGGCGCGCAGGTCCGTGGCGCCCGTGCCGACCGTGCCACCCGTGACGAGCAACAGCCGTACGCTCGGGGTGGCTTCGGCGATCTCCCGCCCCAGGGCCTGGTGGTCGAAGTCGCCGAGTCGGTCCGGTACGGCGATCGACGTGACCTCGGCATGTGCGGCCAGGTAGCGCAGTTCGTGACCGCGGTGCGCGGGCATCGCCATCACGGGAGCGATTCCGGCCCGCAGACAGGCGAGGGTGAGTGTGACGAACTCCCAGCCGTTGGGCAGCTGGACGAGCATGGCGTCACCGGGGTTGAGACCACTGTCCAGCAGACGGCATGCCAATCCGTCTGCCCTGTCGATGAGCTGACGGTACGTCAGGCGTATGTCGCCGTCCACGACGGCCACCGTGTCGTCGTAGGTCTCGGCCCACTCGTGAAGGTACGAGCCCAGTGGCCTGCCACGCCAGTACCCGGCCTCGCGGTAGCGGTCGGCCGCCTCCTTGGGCCAGGGCACGAATCCCTCACGCGTCATCGGATCCTCCTTGATCCCGGGGGTCTCGCAGCAGCAGTACGGCGTCGAGCGCGACGACGTCGCCGTCGGGCAGGACGCGCAGAGGGTTGATCTCGCACTCGGCCACGGCATCGTCGGCGGCGAGGGAGGCGAGGGCGAGCAGCACGTGGGTGAGTCGCGCGCGGTCGACCGGGGTGGCGCCGCGCGTGCCGAGGAACATCTGGCGGGTGGCGAGCTCGTCGAGCATCGCGTGGGCCTCGTTCGCGGACAGAGGCGCGAGGCGCAGGGAGACGTCGCCGAGGATTTCGGCAGCCGTTCCCCCGGCGCCCAGAGCCAGCACGGGGCCGAAGACCGGGTCGCGGCGTACGCCGACGATGAGTTCGGGACCCGCGGGGGCCATCTGTTCCACCAGCAGCGCGGGGCTCGCGGGCATGCGGGCGAGGGCTTCGTCGAGTTCCTCGTGCGTGCGGATGCCGACCTGGACCCCGCCCACTTCCGTCTTGTGCAGGATGTCCGCGTCGAGGATCTTCACGACGACCGAGCCGCCGAGCTCATCGAGAGCCGCGTGCGCCGCGGCGGGGTCGGCGCACACGCGCCGTACGGGCGTGTGGATGCCCAAGTCCGCGAGGACGCCCTTGGCCGTGTGCTCGTCGACCGGCCCCGGCGGGGGCAGGGTGGGAGCATCGGAGGCGGTGAGGACGGCCTCCAGTCGAGTGCGCGCAGCCGCGTCCTCGACGAGCGCACGCACCATCGCCGATCCCGAGGCCGGCGTGGCCGCGCAGGGAATGCCGGCTTCGCCGAGTTCACGGCGGGCCCGCCGCGCCTGCTCCACGGGTCCGCCGACGACGGCGACGAGCGGGGTGGCCGTACGGGCGGCGGTCAGCGCCGCCGGGAGGTCCACCGCCGTCGGTTCCAGCAGCCCGTACACGGCGGTGACATCGATACCGGGGTCCTCCGAGACCCGCTCCACCACCTGCGTGAGCACGGGCGAAGGCCGGCCGGTGTCGACGGGGTTGTTCAGATAAGTGAGGGCCGGGAGCAGCTCACGCAGCTCCTTCACCGTCCGTTCGACCAGCGGGGGAACCTGGATGCCGTGGGAGCGCAGGTCGTCGGTGAGCAGCAGACCGGGTCCAGCCTGGGCGGTGACCAGGCCGACGCCTGCACGGGGATGCGCGGGAAGTCGTACGCGGCTGAGCGCGGTGATGGCGTCGACGAGGTCGCGCTCGTCGTCGACGAGGACTGCTCCGGCCTGGCGCAGGGCCGTCCTGGTCACGCGCCAGGAGGTGGCCAGGGCACCGGTGTGGGAGCGGGCGAAGTCTCCGATGTCGCTACGGCCCACGACCAGGGCCACCACGGGGACACGATCGGTCAGACGCCGTACCGCCTCGGTGAGGCGGCGGCCTTCCGCGGCGGTCTCCACGTGCAGGGCGACGGCCCTTACGCCGTCATCCTCGGCGAGGTGGCGCAGGACGTCGCCCTGGGTGACGTCCAGGCTGTTGCCGAGGCCGACCCCGAGGCGCAGACCGACGCCGGCCTCGGCCAGGGCGAACGCCAGCGCGTGGTTCACGCCGCCGCTCGCGGCCACGACCGCCACCGGACCCGGTTCCAGGCCGGGCGCGCCCGGGACGAAACTGGCCGTGAGCCGTCGGTGGGGGACGAGGAAGCCCGAGGTGTTCGGTCCGAGGACCAGGATGCCGGTGTCCTGTACCACCTCGGTCAACGCCTGCTGGTGCAGCGGACCGTCACCCCCGGCTTCCCCGAACCCGCCGGCGCACACCAGTGCGGCGCGGGCGCCGACGGCTGCCGCCTCCCGCAGGGCGTCGGCGGTCACGGCGGCCGGGATGCAGGAGACGACCAAGTCGGGTGTGATGCCGTGGCTTGCGGCGGCCTCGCCGACGGTGGGGAAGAAGCCCCGATCGGGGTCCGGACGGCCGGAGTTGACCTTCATCACCGGCCCCGGGAAGGAAGCCAGGGAGTCGGCCATCGCCGCGCCGAGCTTCCCAGGCGTGGCCGATGCGCCGAGCACGGCAATGGCTCGGGGGGCGAACAGCGCTTCCAGGGCGGTCACTTGGTGCCTCCGACGAGGTCGGCCCGGCCGGAGAGGACGAGCGTGGTCGCGGTGTCGTCGTCGTACGCGCCGACGATCGCGGCGGGCAGGCTGTGCACGAGCCGGGCCTCCTCCGCGACCAGTACGCGGGTCAGCGCCGTACCGCCGCGCACACCGACGAGCAAGGCGCCCGCCTCTGCCGTCTCACGCACCTGATCAAGGGCGAGCGGCAGACCTTTCTCAGTGTCCGGGGCGTCGATCCATACGCCCGCCCCCGACGACTGACCGCTGAAGGTGACCATCGGGATGCCGGTGCCGTCGGTCCCGGTCAGGACGTCGTCGTCGACCGTCACCCGCCGCGAGGGAAGTCGGTACGGCCCGCCCCGGAAAGGCGTCTTCAGGGGCCCCGCATCGTGACGGCCCCGCCACCATCCGTCGACGCGGTCCACGTACAACGCGTCGCGCACGGCGAGTTTGCCCCGCGGGATGCTGCGGGTGAGGAAGTGGAAGGCGAACTGCGTCGGGTCGTCGAGCGTACGGACGTAGCGGCCGAAGTGCTCCCACCAGGACAGGCTGGGCCGCGCCGAGTTCTGGATCTTCTCCACCTTTGGGCGGCGGCGCTCCTCGTAGATCTCCAGTGCCTCCGGCACGCTGTGCGACGCCTCACCCAGGGCCTCGGCCAGCGCGACCGCGTCCTCCATGGCCATCTTGGTTCCGGACCCGACGGAGAAGTGCGCGGTGTGCGCAGCGTCGCCCAGCAGCACCCACTTGCCCCGTCGCCACGAACGGGCCCTGCGGGTGGCGAAGTTGGCCCAGCGGGAGTTGTTGCCGACCAGCGGGTGCCCGTCGATCTGCTCGCGGAACAGGTTTTCCAGGTAGCCCTTGGTCTTCTCGTCGCTCATGCCTGGCGGGGTCGACGGATCGAAGGCGTCGAGACCGGCCCTGGCCCAGGAGTCCGCGTCGGTCTCGACGATGAAGGTGCTCAGCGAGTCACTGATCGGATAGGCGTGGGCGGCGAAGACACCGTGGGGGCCGTCCTGGTGGACGAAAGTGAGCCCGTCGAACGCGTAGGTGGTGCCGAACCAGATGAACTTCGCGCTCGCCACCTCGGCGGTCGGTCCGAAGTCGTCGGCGAACAGGGTGCGGAAGCGGCTGTTGGCGCCGTCGCACACCACGACCAGGTCGAAGTCGTCCAGCTCGGCGGGATCGCGGACCTCATTCTGGAAGCGCATCTGCACGCCCTCGGCGCGGGCCCGTTCCTGCAGCAGGCTCAGCAGCGTCTTGCGTACGACAGCCGCCATGCCCATGCCGCCGACGCGCTCCCGGGCCCCGTGCACGCGGACCTCGATGTCGTCCCAGTGCCGGCCGTGCTTCTCCAGCGCCTCGCTGAGGACGGGATCGGCGGCGTCAATGGCGTCGAGTGTGGCGTCGGAGAAGACCACTCCGAAGCCGAACGTGTCGTCGGGGCGGTTGCGTTCGAAGACCACGACCTCGGCGCCGGGCCGGCTCCGCTTGAGCAGTGTGGCGAAGAACAGTCCTCCGGGACCTGCGCCGATGCAGGCAACTTTCATCGTCTTTCCTTCGTGCTCACAGCCACGCGGGCAGCTTCGGCAGGGATCCCCCGCCGGTCGGGTACAACGGGCCGGGGACGGGGCGCCCGGTCGCGTAGGCGGCCAGGCTGGGCAGGTCACCGCTCACCACGACCGGCTCGACGTCGGCCGAGTCGCCCAGCAGCCAGGTGTGCGCACCGGCCTCGGACCGCAGCCGGACGGAGGGTCGGTCCGGCCGGCCGGGGAAGGAGGCGGCCACGTCGTCGACGAGGCCCGCGCACACCTCGTGCGGCACGTCGTCGAAGCTGGTGTCGATGTTCAGGTCGACGGCGTGGACCCATACCTCGCGCACCCGCATCCAGGGCACCTGAGAGACGGGCACCTCACGGCCTCGCGCGGTGCGGACGGTGGCCGCCCAGCACTCGTCGGGCAGCGCGGCGAGCTCCTCGGCGAGACGGCCGTCGGCCGCGAGCAGCTCGGCACGCAGCTTTTCGGCCGGCTGCCGGGCGCCCTCCTCGATCTCGCGCGCACGCTGGTCGCCACTTGCGTACATGGGCGTCTCGACACCGGTACGCGCCCAGATGAGCAGGTTGACGAGTGCGTCGGCGTTGCGGGCGACGTGGGCGACCACGTGAGCGCGGCTCCAGCCCGGCAGGTACGAGGGCCTGGGGAATCCAGGGTCGGTCAGCCGGTGCACGGCGGCTTCGAACGCCGCCGTACCCTTGGTCACCCGCCCCAGCATCGCGGCCGGGCGTTCGCTCACCGTGTCTCCCGACGGCAGGTGTTGCGGGTCTCGCCGATCCCCTCGATCCGGGTGACGAGAAGTGATCCGTCCTGCAGATAGCGGGCGGGCTTCCGGGCGTGGCCGACCCCGCCCGGAGTGCCGGTGGCGATCACGTCGCCGGGCACGAGGGTGACGACCTCGGACAGGTACGCGACCAGTGCGGCCGGGTCGAAGACGAGGTCACCGGTGTCGGCCTTCTGGACCGTGTCGCCGTCGACCTCACACGTCAGGTTCAGACCCGCTGCGGAGACCGCGGGGTCGTCGGCGGTCACCAGCCACGGTCCGATGGGCGTGGTGGCCTCGAAGTTCTTGCCCTGGTCCCACTGGGTGGTGCGGTACTGCCAGTCGCGGGCGGTGACATCGTTGAGCACGGTGTACCCGGCGATCGCGGCCCGCGCCTGCTCCGTGTCGGCGTGCCGGACCTCGGCACCGATGACGACGCCGAGCTCGGCCTCCCAATCCATCTGCGTGGACGCGGCGGGCAGGGTCACGTCGTCGTACGCGCCGACCAGCACCCGCGCGAACTTGGAGAACAGCGTCGGGTGCGAGGGGAGTTCGCGGCCCATCTCCAGAATGTGGGTGCGGTAGTTGAGACCGACGCACACGACCTTCTCCGGCGCGACGACCACGGGGGCGTAGTCCAGGGCGCCTTCGTACGTCTCACCGTCGGCGTCCGCGGCACGCGTCGCCCAGTCACTGTGGCGCAGGAAGACCACCAGATCGCTCTCGCCCAGGTCCACCGCCTTGTCGTCATCGATACGGACGGCGCGCGTGGTGCCGTTGACCCGGATGGTGGCGAGCTTCACTTGTGTTCTCCTCGGGAGGTACGGGCGAGGCCGAGGGCCTCGTAAACGGGCTCGTCACTGAAACGGAACAGGTCGACCTGGGTGCGGGCGGACAGCGAGACCTCGCACCAGGACGGGACCACGAACAGGTCGCCCTTGGCGATCTCGAAGACCTTGTCACCGACCTGGGCGACCGCCTCGCCCTCGAACACCTGCCAAACCGCGGAGCCGACCGTGCGCACCGGGGTGGTCCGGGTGCCGGCACTCAGGCGGCGCATCTCTGTGCGCATCGTGACCAGGGCGTCCCTGCCGGTGGTGGGGTTCGAGAAGCGGACTCCGGCGTGCCCGGGCTCGAGCACACCGGGCACACCCTCCAGCTCCAGCTCCAGCTGGGCGGTCAGAGCGGCGTCGGTGTGCTTCCAGCGGTACGCGTTCAGCGGGGAGTTGGGCTGGTCAGGCCGGCTGATCGGGCGCAGCCCGGGGTGGCCCCACAGTCGCTGGCCGCGCGAGTGCTCGGGGGTTTCGCGGGTGGAGAGCTCGTCGGGGCCGAACTCGAAGAAGCCGGCGTCCAGCTTGGAGACGAGCGGGATGTCCAGGCCGTCGAGCCAGGCCATCGGCTCATCGGTGACGTTCTGGTGCTCGTGGAAGGCCCAGCTCGGCGTGAGCAGCAGGTCACCCCGCCGCATCGCCACCGCGTCCCCGTCGACGTTGGTCCACACGCCCTCGCCTTCGACCACGAACCGGAAGGCTCCCTGGCTGTGCCGGTGCGAGGGTGCGACCTCGCGCGGCCCCAGGTACTGGATCGCGGTCCACAGGGTCGGAGTGGCGTAAGGCAGGCCCGGAAGACCGGGGTTGGACAAGGCCATGGCGCGGCGCTCGCCGCCACGCCCCACCGGTACGAGCTCTCCGGAGCGCTGCGCGATGGGCAGCAGCTCCGCCCACCGCCACAGGTGCGGAACCGCGGCGGGCTGCGGCACCATCGGCATGAGGCCGTCCACCTGGGTCCACAGCGGGATCAGGCCCGCGTCCTCGAAATCCGCGTACAGCTCGTCGAGCAGCTTGCGCTCGGTCTGTTCGTTGGTGGTGTCGGTCACGGAAACCTCCACGTCGTGTTGTACGGCGACCGCCGGAAGAAGCGCGCATCGTGCCGCGCTGTCCCTGACGTTACGCCGCGTTTTCCTCTCACCGGAATCCGTGAAGGGTAGGATTCCTCTATGGAGAATTCAGGCAGTCTTTCGCCGAGCCCTTCGTATCCGGTGAGCGCCGCCGGCAACGCCCTGCGCGTCGTCCGGCTGCTGCACGAACTCGACGAGCTTCGGGTGATGGATGTTGCCGACCGGCTCGGCGTCGCGCGCTCGACCGCGCACCGGATCCTCGCGATGCTCGTCTTCGAGGGATTCGCCGTGCAGGACCGCCACAAGGTGTACCGACCGGGGCCGGCGCTGCAGGCGATCAGGGGAAGCCAGACAGCCCCTCCTCCCGACCTGATCACCATCGCCCACCCCCACCTGCAACGGCTGGCGGACGCCGTCGGAGAGACGACCCACCTGATGGTGCTCGAGGGCAACGGCAGCCGCTTCCTCGACGGCGTGGAAGGCCCACAGGCGCTGCGCGTCAGCTACCGCACCGGCACACTCCTGCCCGCCCACGTGACCTCGGGCGGCAAGGCCCTGCTCGCGGCACTGCCGACTGACCGCCTCCGGGCCCTCTACCCCAACGGGCTCCCCGAGGACCGGGCCAAAGCTCCCAAGGACTTCGAGAGCCTGATGAACGAGCTGGTGTCCGTGCGCCGCCACGGCTACGCCCTCAATTTTCAGGAGAGCGAGCGCGGAGTGCACGCCGTCGGCGCGTGTGTGCGCGACCGTACGGGCGCCGCCGTAGCTGCCGTGGTCGTGGCGGCTCCGTCTGTCCGCTGCACCCGCGCAAGGCTCGCTGAACTGTCCCAACCTCTGCTCGCGACCGCGCGGGACATCGGTCAGGGTCTGTGAACGGCAGCGGCGCACGCCACCGTCAAACCGCATGGTGGCGTGCGCCGTAGCGTCTTCGAGGCATGTCGTACGACCTCTGCGAAGGGCATCCCGGTGAAGGCGGCAGCTGTAGTCGTTCTCCAGAGCGGCCCCGGCGCGCGCCGCCGACTCACCGGCTGGGCGCGAACTTCGTTCATCAGCGGGGGTGAGAGTTCGTCGCGGCTGAGCACGATCCTTCCTCACCGTGCGAGGACGTTCCGGTCCTTGGAAGGCTTTGAGCACGTTGTCGAGCCGGTGGCAAGGGCGATGGGGATTCGCAGATCACCATCGGCGATCAGCGTGGTGACACTCTGCGGGACATTGCCCTTGCCGCGGCGCAACCTCCATCTTGGTGCCGCGCCTCGCCCGGGTGGATCCCGGCGGCCGTCCCCTAGACCTGCACCGGGCTGGGGCCCTTTGACGCCGACCACGTTCCGTACGTCGATGCCCCTACCCGTTCGGCATCGTGGCTCGTCACAGTCCCAGAACGCGCTCGGCGTTGCCGTGCGCGATGCTCGCGAGGTCGGCCGGCGCGTACGGTGCGGAGCGCAGGAATTCCACCGCTGCAGCGCTGGACTCGAACGGGTAGTCGATGGAGAACAGCACCCGGTCGACACCCACGGCATGGACGGCTCCCAGCAGCGCGGCATGCGACATGACTCCGCTGGTGGTGACGTACACGTTGTTCCGCAGGTAGTACGAGGGCAGGTGTTGCACCCTGTGCTCGGGGGGCACCTGGTCGTAGCGGCTGTCGAGCCTGGCCATCTGGAACGGCAGCAGCTCGCCCATGTGGCCCAACATCACCGACGCGCACGGGAACTCGTCGAACACTCCGCCGTAGATCAGCCGGAGCGCATGGGCACCCGTCGTCGCGGTCCATCCCCAGGAGGGCCCGACCAGCACGGGATACCCGTCGAAGACATGCCAGTTGTCTGCCGGAACGACAGCCGGATGCAGATACAACGTCACACCGAGGCGCTCCAGTTCGGCCCAGACCGGCCTGAACTGCGGCTCGTCAAGGTAGTGCCCCCGCACATGGTCGTTGTACAGCACGCCCTTGAAACCGAGCTCCGTCACCGTCCGGCGCAGCTCCACGACCGCGGCCTTGGGATCCTGCAACGGAAGGGTGGCAAAGCCGGCGAAGCGGGTCGGATGGGCGGCGATGGCCTTGGCGAGATAGTCGTTGATCCGCCGCGCGGCCGCCACGGCCTCCGCGGGATCCTCCATCACTTCCACGCCCGGCGTGGAATACGAGAGGACCTGGACGTCGACGCCGTTGGCGTCCATGTCCGCCAGCCGCAGCTCGGTCAGATCGTCCAGGCGCCGGAACCACTCCTGCTTGATCGCCTCCGGCACCGCCATGTGCTGACGGATCGCTTCCTCCTGCCGGATGGCTCCGGGAACGGAGAACGCCTCTTCCACGGCCACAATGCGCATCTTGTCCTCCGAAGTGTTCCGATGGTCCTTCGAGCGGCCGCCTGCGGGCCGGGGCGGCGGACCTGACGTCGGGTGCTTGGGGTTGACCCCCTGGGCGCCGGTGACCGCCGTGGAGACACGGCTGCCGGGCGCGGCCTCGGCGGCCCGCGCGGGCGACCCCGAGACCAGACCGCCGACCATGGCGGCTCCTGAAGCAGCGGCGGTCGCGGCGATGAATCTTCGCCGGGTGCGGGGCTCGGCGGGCGGAGTCACGGCTTGGAAGGGACGGTCGTCGGGCATGTCCACTCTCCATCGAGGGCGCGCGGGTGATTGCCGGGGTCCTGTCAATGGCTGTTGCGCTCCGCGAGGGTGCGCGTCGTTCGCGAGCGGTCCGACGGCCCTTCCAGCCGCGGCCGCTGAAGGCATGGCGTCAGTCAGGGGGTTGGTCGTGACCGGCTGGTCCTGGTCGGCTCTCAGAGTCGGCGAGCCGCGTCCGGCGACAGGGTCCGACTGTGAGTGCACTCTTTCGGGCTGGACCAGCCCGAAAGAGGTCAGGCTGTTTCTCGGTAAGTCGCTGATGCTCATTCCTGCGTGCCACCTGACCATCAGCGTCTGAGCAGAGGCGGTGTTGGCTCATGCCGCTACAGAGCGCTCCTGCGTGGCGTGGGACTGCCGTCGTCCCTCTCTTGAACTGGAGCCAAGCTAGTTCTAGGGTACTTTCCAGTCAAGGCCAGCAAGGAAGCTGCGTAGGCTCGTCTTTTTCTCATGACCCGTAGTCAAGAATGTGGGCGGGCTGTCAACGTGTGGCGGCTGCCGATGTGGCTGCGTCGGGGTGTCGAGCGTCGGGTGCGTCGGACTCGGTCGCTGTTGCGTTCGTGGTCCGGCCCTGGTGAGCCGCCTGGCCGGGATCCGTTCGCTCACGGTGTCGCCGGGTCGGATGAGGTGCGGGCGGCTGTGTGGAGCCTGCGGTGAATTGCGTAACGATCTGAAGGAACGTGAAGTGGTACAGACCATGATGGCGGTCCGCCTGTTCGAACACGGCGGCCCCGAGGTGCTCCAGTACATCGAGACGCCGATTCCCGAGGTCGGCCCGGACGACGTCTTGATGCGCGTGCACGCCACGGCCGTCAACAGCTGGGACCTGCGCTACCGCTCGGGCAACCTGCCGCAGCCTCTCCCGGGACGCCCGTCGTGGCCCCTGCCGTTCCAGCTCGGCCGGGACGCGGCCGGTGAAATCGTCGCCACTGGCGAGAACGTCACCCGCTGGCGCCCCGGCGACAGGGCGGTACAGCTCCCGCACCCCCCGTGCCGCAACTGCGCCCTGTGCCTACGCGGACTCGAAAACCTGTGCATCGACACCGCCTACCCAGGACA is a window of Streptomyces mirabilis DNA encoding:
- a CDS encoding (2,3-dihydroxybenzoyl)adenylate synthase, whose translation is MTREGFVPWPKEAADRYREAGYWRGRPLGSYLHEWAETYDDTVAVVDGDIRLTYRQLIDRADGLACRLLDSGLNPGDAMLVQLPNGWEFVTLTLACLRAGIAPVMAMPAHRGHELRYLAAHAEVTSIAVPDRLGDFDHQALGREIAEATPSVRLLLVTGGTVGTGATDLRALAEPADDPVAARARLDRIAPDSGDIAVFLLSGGTTGLPKLITRTHDDYEYNARRSAEVCGLDSDSVYLVALPAGHNFPLACPGILGTLMNGGRVVLARTPEPGKVLPLMAAEGVTATAAVPAVVQRWIDAVASGRHPAPPALRLLQVGGARLAPEVARRAEPVLGGTLQQVFGMAEGLLNYTCPDDPDEIKIETQGRPMCPDDEILVVDASDEPVPPGAMGALLTRGPYTPRGYYRAAEHNARAFTPDGWYRTGDVVRLHPSGNLVVEGRDKDLINRGGEKISAEEVENLIYRLPGVARVAAVAKADPDLGERVCAVVVVEPGTRLSLESVRAALIAMQVARYKLPEDLLVVEELPLTKVGKIDKKRLRDVVRGKANSVEAV
- a CDS encoding acetate--CoA ligase family protein, whose amino-acid sequence is MTALEALFAPRAIAVLGASATPGKLGAAMADSLASFPGPVMKVNSGRPDPDRGFFPTVGEAAASHGITPDLVVSCIPAAVTADALREAAAVGARAALVCAGGFGEAGGDGPLHQQALTEVVQDTGILVLGPNTSGFLVPHRRLTASFVPGAPGLEPGPVAVVAASGGVNHALAFALAEAGVGLRLGVGLGNSLDVTQGDVLRHLAEDDGVRAVALHVETAAEGRRLTEAVRRLTDRVPVVALVVGRSDIGDFARSHTGALATSWRVTRTALRQAGAVLVDDERDLVDAITALSRVRLPAHPRAGVGLVTAQAGPGLLLTDDLRSHGIQVPPLVERTVKELRELLPALTYLNNPVDTGRPSPVLTQVVERVSEDPGIDVTAVYGLLEPTAVDLPAALTAARTATPLVAVVGGPVEQARRARRELGEAGIPCAATPASGSAMVRALVEDAAARTRLEAVLTASDAPTLPPPGPVDEHTAKGVLADLGIHTPVRRVCADPAAAHAALDELGGSVVVKILDADILHKTEVGGVQVGIRTHEELDEALARMPASPALLVEQMAPAGPELIVGVRRDPVFGPVLALGAGGTAAEILGDVSLRLAPLSANEAHAMLDELATRQMFLGTRGATPVDRARLTHVLLALASLAADDAVAECEINPLRVLPDGDVVALDAVLLLRDPRDQGGSDDA
- a CDS encoding FAD-dependent monooxygenase — protein: MKVACIGAGPGGLFFATLLKRSRPGAEVVVFERNRPDDTFGFGVVFSDATLDAIDAADPVLSEALEKHGRHWDDIEVRVHGARERVGGMGMAAVVRKTLLSLLQERARAEGVQMRFQNEVRDPAELDDFDLVVVCDGANSRFRTLFADDFGPTAEVASAKFIWFGTTYAFDGLTFVHQDGPHGVFAAHAYPISDSLSTFIVETDADSWARAGLDAFDPSTPPGMSDEKTKGYLENLFREQIDGHPLVGNNSRWANFATRRARSWRRGKWVLLGDAAHTAHFSVGSGTKMAMEDAVALAEALGEASHSVPEALEIYEERRRPKVEKIQNSARPSLSWWEHFGRYVRTLDDPTQFAFHFLTRSIPRGKLAVRDALYVDRVDGWWRGRHDAGPLKTPFRGGPYRLPSRRVTVDDDVLTGTDGTGIPMVTFSGQSSGAGVWIDAPDTEKGLPLALDQVRETAEAGALLVGVRGGTALTRVLVAEEARLVHSLPAAIVGAYDDDTATTLVLSGRADLVGGTK
- a CDS encoding maleylpyruvate isomerase family mycothiol-dependent enzyme; this translates as MSERPAAMLGRVTKGTAAFEAAVHRLTDPGFPRPSYLPGWSRAHVVAHVARNADALVNLLIWARTGVETPMYASGDQRAREIEEGARQPAEKLRAELLAADGRLAEELAALPDECWAATVRTARGREVPVSQVPWMRVREVWVHAVDLNIDTSFDDVPHEVCAGLVDDVAASFPGRPDRPSVRLRSEAGAHTWLLGDSADVEPVVVSGDLPSLAAYATGRPVPGPLYPTGGGSLPKLPAWL
- a CDS encoding fumarylacetoacetate hydrolase family protein, producing the protein MKLATIRVNGTTRAVRIDDDKAVDLGESDLVVFLRHSDWATRAADADGETYEGALDYAPVVVAPEKVVCVGLNYRTHILEMGRELPSHPTLFSKFARVLVGAYDDVTLPAASTQMDWEAELGVVIGAEVRHADTEQARAAIAGYTVLNDVTARDWQYRTTQWDQGKNFEATTPIGPWLVTADDPAVSAAGLNLTCEVDGDTVQKADTGDLVFDPAALVAYLSEVVTLVPGDVIATGTPGGVGHARKPARYLQDGSLLVTRIEGIGETRNTCRRETR
- a CDS encoding cupin domain-containing protein, yielding MTDTTNEQTERKLLDELYADFEDAGLIPLWTQVDGLMPMVPQPAAVPHLWRWAELLPIAQRSGELVPVGRGGERRAMALSNPGLPGLPYATPTLWTAIQYLGPREVAPSHRHSQGAFRFVVEGEGVWTNVDGDAVAMRRGDLLLTPSWAFHEHQNVTDEPMAWLDGLDIPLVSKLDAGFFEFGPDELSTRETPEHSRGQRLWGHPGLRPISRPDQPNSPLNAYRWKHTDAALTAQLELELEGVPGVLEPGHAGVRFSNPTTGRDALVTMRTEMRRLSAGTRTTPVRTVGSAVWQVFEGEAVAQVGDKVFEIAKGDLFVVPSWCEVSLSARTQVDLFRFSDEPVYEALGLARTSRGEHK
- a CDS encoding IclR family transcriptional regulator, whose product is MENSGSLSPSPSYPVSAAGNALRVVRLLHELDELRVMDVADRLGVARSTAHRILAMLVFEGFAVQDRHKVYRPGPALQAIRGSQTAPPPDLITIAHPHLQRLADAVGETTHLMVLEGNGSRFLDGVEGPQALRVSYRTGTLLPAHVTSGGKALLAALPTDRLRALYPNGLPEDRAKAPKDFESLMNELVSVRRHGYALNFQESERGVHAVGACVRDRTGAAVAAVVVAAPSVRCTRARLAELSQPLLATARDIGQGL
- a CDS encoding amidohydrolase family protein, with amino-acid sequence MPDDRPFQAVTPPAEPRTRRRFIAATAAASGAAMVGGLVSGSPARAAEAAPGSRVSTAVTGAQGVNPKHPTSGPPPRPAGGRSKDHRNTSEDKMRIVAVEEAFSVPGAIRQEEAIRQHMAVPEAIKQEWFRRLDDLTELRLADMDANGVDVQVLSYSTPGVEVMEDPAEAVAAARRINDYLAKAIAAHPTRFAGFATLPLQDPKAAVVELRRTVTELGFKGVLYNDHVRGHYLDEPQFRPVWAELERLGVTLYLHPAVVPADNWHVFDGYPVLVGPSWGWTATTGAHALRLIYGGVFDEFPCASVMLGHMGELLPFQMARLDSRYDQVPPEHRVQHLPSYYLRNNVYVTTSGVMSHAALLGAVHAVGVDRVLFSIDYPFESSAAAVEFLRSAPYAPADLASIAHGNAERVLGL